The region AATAAACGCGCAAGCACCATGGACGAACCGACCGTGATTAGCAGACTTGCATAACGATCCAGAAATGAGAAGAAAAGCGAACTTCGAGTTGTCATGAGAATCAGGCCTAGCCCACTAACTTAATTATTTAGGCGAACAAATATGATCCAGCAATTTCGCCAGATCCTGTGATCGCGAATGTCTTGAAGCAGCCCGAACCGAATTAATGTCAGGCAATGCAGCGGCCCCTACATGCAATTGACCCAGCCAACGAGGTAAGGCCGTGGCGATGGCATCAATAGAGTCCAAGTCTACGATTTCATCCAGTCCTGCCGAGCGCAAAACGGAAGCGGTGTCGCCGCTGGGATCAGTCAAGCAGAACACCGGCCGACCCGCCCGGAAGTACTCATAGACCTTGGCCGGGATTTGGCTATTGCAATTCCCTGCCTGCATAAGCAACAAGCCATCCACTGACATCATTTCCGCCAAGGCTTCTTCATAGGGCAAAGGCGGGCACAGTTCGACAAAATCCAACACGCCCGCCGCCGTAGCCATTTGCATCAATTCCTGCTCATGGGCTGAGCCGCGAAAGCGTAGGCGCAATTGTGTGGAGTTCAACTGCCCACTAGCAGCCAAATATGCCAGCGCGGCGAACAAGGGTCGCGGATCCCGCTCCCATGGGTAGACAATGCCACTGTGCAGCAAGATCAAAGGAGCTGCAGGTTTGACGCCCCCCACGGTACTCACCAAATGTGCCGCAGGTACGAGTTTCTTTTCTGCGGCCAAAAAACTCGCCTCGTCGTACCCGTTTTCTAACAAGGAA is a window of Paucibacter sp. KCTC 42545 DNA encoding:
- a CDS encoding glycosyltransferase, which gives rise to MIAYHFPPLAGSSGIQRTLRFAQHLPALGWQPLVLSANPRAYPSTSADLLSEIPPDLVVQRAFALDTARQLSIFGRYPGWMARPDRWLSWRFDAVRQGLQMIKRYQPDLIWSTFPIATAHLIAADLQRKSGLPWVADFRDPMAQDGYPTDPEAWAAYRRVEQTVFDQARHCTFTTPGALAYYRQRYPKRADDISLLENGYDEASFLAAEKKLVPAAHLVSTVGGVKPAAPLILLHSGIVYPWERDPRPLFAALAYLAASGQLNSTQLRLRFRGSAHEQELMQMATAAGVLDFVELCPPLPYEEALAEMMSVDGLLLMQAGNCNSQIPAKVYEYFRAGRPVFCLTDPSGDTASVLRSAGLDEIVDLDSIDAIATALPRWLGQLHVGAAALPDINSVRAASRHSRSQDLAKLLDHICSPK